A part of Podarcis muralis chromosome 13, rPodMur119.hap1.1, whole genome shotgun sequence genomic DNA contains:
- the LOC114583619 gene encoding Fc receptor-like protein 5, protein MAPETLLYLTATYVSHPTRIPPAAILSLDPQHHIYMKGEKVTLTCSAPGGLKVAGYTFFKEQQDRTFKELPNSGMGPYEMFRVNEDTVGNYSCVYWIMPSSEEIFSSQSNLVFVAMADPHPSPTLIVDPPPGVVNEGDSLNLTCLANEGETEKRFTFYRDGLAITFSDEGSVWSFREPGTNFSNASVSILKAKLNHSGEFACSYEEEVSGRWVTSSRSQTVKIMVKVPDPSPPSGPSLAFAYLAVPFVILMILLIFYCGQKKTGSYVMGFEDTVMLV, encoded by the exons ATGGCGCCAGAGACACtcctgtacttgactgctacttatgtctCACATCCCACAA GGATCCCACCTGCAGCAATTCTTTCCTTGGATCCCCAGCACCACATCTACATGAAAGGTGAAAAGGTGACTCTCACTTGTTCGGCTCCTGGTGGTTTGAAGGTGGCAGGATACACCTTCTTCAAAGAACAGCAAGATCGGACCTTCAAGGAGTTGCCCAATAGTGGAATGGGGCCTTATGAGATGTTCCGTGTCAATGAAGATACTGTTGGGAATTACAGCTGTGTATACTGGATCATGCCCTCAAGTGAGGAAATCTTTTCCTCACAGAGCAACCTTGTCTTTGTAGCCATGGCAG ATCCCCATCCCTCTCCGACACTGATAGTGGATCCTCCACCTGGAGTGGTGAACGAAGGAGACTCGCTAAACCTCACTTGCCTGGCCAACGAGGGGGAGACTGAGAAAAGATTCACTTTCTACAGGGATGGACTTGCGATAACCTTCAGCGATGAAGGATCTGTGTGGAGCTTCAGAGAACCTGGAACTAACTTCTCAAATGCCTCTGTTAGCATCTTGAAAGCCAAGCTCAACCATAGTGGAGAATTTGCTTGCAGCTATGAGGAAGAAGTTAGTGGCCGGTGGGTGACCTCTTCCAGGAGCCAGACGGTGAAAATCATGGTGAAAGTCCCAG aTCCTTCTCCACCATCAGGTCCATCGCTGGCATTTGCGTATTTGGCAGTCCCCTTTGTGATTCTGATGATTCTCCTCATCTTCTACTGTGGACAGAAAAAGACTGGTAGTTACGTGATGGGTTTTGAGGATACTGTGATGCTTGTGTGA